One genomic segment of Chitinivibrionales bacterium includes these proteins:
- a CDS encoding DUF2267 domain-containing protein produces the protein MDYEMLRRRVEELPFIPDSQTAEVAIKSVLGHLASRMEEDQARVMTASFPPSLNYDTLRSHQQTVTTISVVQFIEDIREQFGFSTGDTHNLIRTIMHSAKGDFSPDTLQEWEKHLPEDWAEMVEEA, from the coding sequence ATGGATTACGAAATGCTTCGACGCCGTGTAGAAGAGCTTCCTTTTATTCCCGACAGTCAGACTGCCGAAGTGGCAATCAAATCGGTACTTGGTCATCTTGCCAGCCGTATGGAGGAAGACCAAGCGCGGGTAATGACCGCAAGCTTTCCGCCGTCGTTGAACTACGATACGCTCCGCAGTCACCAGCAGACAGTCACCACTATTTCGGTGGTACAGTTTATCGAAGACATTCGTGAACAATTTGGTTTTTCAACCGGAGATACTCATAATCTTATTCGAACAATCATGCACTCAGCCAAAGGGGACTTTTCTCCCGATACACTCCAAGAATGGGAAAAGCATCTTCCGGAAGACTGGGCTGAAATGGTTGAGGAGGCGTGA
- a CDS encoding ZIP family metal transporter — protein MNELLCIIIGGFLMSLIAVVGGFTAILQKGLLDRILLPIVALAAGTLLGGALFHMIPEAIQVIDPRDAGIWVMGGFITFLGLEQFLHWHNYAHHSAEDKHKPMTYLVLIGDGIHNFLGGLGIASTFLIDPRAGIAAWIAAAGHEIPQEFGDFGVLVHGGWNKRTALILNVLSALTFPAGAILAYYVSLRFETAGLVLFGAGNFIYIAASDLVPEIKLHKTLWNAIVHFSFLVAGMLLMLVLSYAF, from the coding sequence ATGAACGAATTGCTCTGTATTATTATTGGTGGTTTTTTGATGAGTCTGATAGCCGTTGTTGGTGGTTTTACGGCTATTTTACAGAAGGGATTGCTCGATCGGATACTTCTTCCAATTGTAGCGCTCGCCGCGGGGACACTCCTTGGAGGTGCGCTGTTCCATATGATTCCCGAAGCGATTCAGGTAATCGATCCACGGGACGCGGGAATATGGGTGATGGGCGGTTTTATCACCTTTCTGGGACTCGAACAGTTTCTTCACTGGCACAACTACGCGCATCACTCGGCCGAAGATAAGCATAAGCCCATGACCTACCTGGTTCTGATCGGTGACGGAATCCATAATTTTTTAGGGGGGTTGGGTATTGCAAGTACTTTTCTTATTGATCCCCGGGCAGGGATAGCAGCCTGGATCGCCGCAGCCGGCCATGAAATACCCCAGGAATTCGGCGACTTCGGCGTACTGGTTCACGGCGGCTGGAACAAACGCACCGCCCTTATTCTGAACGTTCTTTCGGCACTCACCTTTCCGGCAGGCGCCATCCTCGCCTATTATGTATCACTGAGGTTCGAGACCGCCGGACTGGTGCTGTTCGGCGCGGGAAACTTTATCTATATCGCAGCATCGGACCTTGTCCCCGAAATCAAACTCCATAAAACATTGTGGAACGCCATAGTTCATTTTTCTTTCCTTGTTGCCGGCATGCTCCTCATGCTCGTGTTATCCTATGCTTTTTAA
- a CDS encoding NAAT family transporter, producing MTTLSAAALLFLVLDPIGNIPFFISVLKKIEPKRQRIIILREMCIAFLILVIFLFTGQYILAFLVLSRVSLSISGGIILFLIALRMIFSDSREIFGASPEEEPFIFPLAVPFIAGPSAMATILLLMARNPQRWPQWLLALFSAWFLSLLILLISSNISKLVGLRTIAAIERLMGMLLTTVAVEMFLRGIQLLK from the coding sequence ATGACAACCCTCTCGGCAGCAGCCCTTCTTTTCTTAGTGCTCGATCCTATCGGCAATATCCCCTTTTTTATATCTGTTCTCAAAAAAATCGAGCCAAAACGTCAAAGAATTATCATCCTGCGGGAAATGTGCATTGCCTTTTTGATTCTTGTCATTTTCCTTTTTACCGGGCAATATATCCTTGCATTCCTTGTTTTGTCAAGAGTGTCCCTCAGTATATCAGGGGGAATCATACTGTTTCTTATTGCCTTGCGGATGATTTTTTCCGATTCCAGGGAAATTTTTGGAGCATCACCTGAAGAGGAACCCTTCATATTTCCCCTGGCGGTACCCTTTATCGCCGGACCGTCGGCCATGGCAACCATACTGTTACTTATGGCAAGAAATCCTCAGCGTTGGCCGCAATGGCTGCTTGCACTTTTTTCAGCCTGGTTTCTTTCATTACTTATTCTGCTGATATCAAGCAATATTTCAAAACTTGTCGGCCTGCGAACTATCGCAGCTATCGAACGGTTAATGGGCATGCTTCTAACTACAGTTGCCGTAGAAATGTTTTTGCGTGGTATACAGCTGTTGAAATGA
- a CDS encoding Hsp20 family protein, with amino-acid sequence MAFLPTFRPERTMSSLSTLLNDFFNDPFFSMSNRDISGRMWPSMDIVEEKDEFLIRADIPGVDKNNIDISISGDVLTISGDKKEESKKEEEGGYYSHLERAYGSFSRSFTLPDYVDKESINATFKNGVLELSLKKTSRPQPQAKKIEVKG; translated from the coding sequence ATGGCTTTTTTACCTACTTTCCGCCCCGAACGGACCATGAGTTCATTAAGCACTCTTCTCAACGACTTTTTTAACGATCCTTTTTTCAGCATGTCCAACCGGGATATCAGCGGCAGAATGTGGCCGAGTATGGATATTGTTGAAGAAAAGGATGAATTTCTCATTCGCGCCGACATTCCTGGTGTTGACAAAAACAACATCGACATTTCGATATCCGGTGATGTTCTCACTATCAGCGGCGATAAAAAAGAAGAATCGAAAAAGGAAGAAGAAGGCGGGTATTACAGCCATCTCGAACGGGCCTATGGCTCATTCAGCCGTTCTTTTACGCTTCCCGACTATGTCGATAAAGAAAGCATCAACGCAACATTTAAAAACGGCGTTCTTGAGCTTTCACTGAAGAAAACAAGCCGGCCCCAACCCCAGGCAAAGAAAATCGAAGTCAAGGGCTGA
- a CDS encoding CHAD domain-containing protein, with protein sequence MSYRYAITETTKQNLRRIAGEQIDKAMRDLVFENIKNAGGIHEARKEFKKIRALLRLVRPALGNNYTRLNGMFRGAGREFSDFRDAKVMAATCSNLENHFKPQAKKALFAGIQSLLDKRREDLMSKQGQIKKKVQRVRDMLNDSQKVIASCKMGAEGFDAVGGGLTRIYRRGRKAFVNAYDTPSMQNFHDWRKRVKDYLYHMRLLRDMWPPVIKGCCFSLEDLSHILGDEHDLSILSEYIDGVSEAHLNSEDRAVLKDLITLRQSELRASARARGKRLYAEKPKAFRTRFEQYWLAWS encoded by the coding sequence ATGAGTTATCGATATGCAATAACCGAAACAACAAAACAGAATCTCAGGCGCATTGCCGGAGAGCAGATCGACAAGGCAATGCGGGATCTGGTGTTTGAAAATATCAAAAACGCCGGCGGCATACATGAGGCCCGGAAAGAGTTTAAAAAAATACGGGCACTGCTTCGACTGGTGCGTCCTGCACTCGGCAACAATTATACCCGTCTCAATGGAATGTTCCGTGGGGCTGGACGGGAATTTTCCGATTTCCGTGATGCGAAAGTAATGGCTGCAACCTGTAGCAACCTCGAAAACCACTTTAAGCCCCAGGCAAAGAAAGCGCTTTTTGCGGGGATCCAATCGCTTCTGGACAAACGGCGAGAGGATTTGATGAGCAAGCAGGGGCAGATTAAAAAGAAAGTTCAAAGAGTTCGGGACATGCTCAATGACTCGCAAAAAGTAATAGCTTCATGCAAAATGGGTGCTGAAGGATTCGATGCCGTGGGTGGAGGGCTGACACGAATCTACCGGCGGGGAAGAAAGGCTTTTGTCAATGCATACGATACTCCTTCCATGCAGAATTTTCATGACTGGCGAAAACGGGTCAAAGATTACTTGTATCACATGCGCCTTCTTCGCGATATGTGGCCGCCTGTTATAAAGGGATGCTGTTTTTCGCTCGAGGATTTGAGTCATATACTCGGTGATGAACACGATTTGAGTATACTGAGTGAATATATCGATGGTGTTTCAGAAGCGCATCTCAATTCTGAAGATCGGGCGGTGCTTAAAGATTTAATAACCCTGCGGCAATCGGAACTTCGCGCAAGTGCCCGGGCGCGGGGCAAACGCCTCTATGCAGAGAAGCCAAAAGCTTTCCGCACCCGTTTCGAGCAGTACTGGCTCGCATGGTCATGA
- the glgP gene encoding alpha-glucan family phosphorylase, translated as MERFYDIGTAYFSMEFALENDMHTYAGGLGVLAADMMRGCADLEIGIAGVSLLVKKGYFFQTIDAQGVQHEKEDRWNPHEFLTPLNAEVSVTIEDRQVRITPWLYGVKGVTGFEVPVIFLDTDNEANSPFERSLSYYLYKDDDRFRCAQEIVLGVGGVRMLEALGFVSDLRYHMNEGHSAFLVAELMRKFGDAADPAREVRNRCIFTTHTPVPAGHDKFSTKMVQNMFPSMPEEIQKSMGSVCNMTELALNHSAFVNGVAGSHTETTSTMFPGHDIESITNGIHTSYWVCPSMDELFGRYVKSWRKDFFNLRYIAGVSCKEIMEAHRAAKERMIAWLFGHQKVNLNPDVFTIGYARRITPYKRADMLFSDMQRLKSIAQQYRGLQILYSGIAHPADREGKRQIEYVHDAMKALRPHVRTCYIEDYDLQIAGMMVSGCDLWLNTPRPPQEASGTSGMKAAANGVPQLSVLDGWWNEGHIENITGWSIGKRYDENERASHAEELEDMYGKLEHTILPLYYNNPEQWARIMRNCISINGSFFNTHRMVRQYVVNAYFTHITEKIETTEPVLQEIR; from the coding sequence ATGGAGAGATTCTACGATATCGGAACAGCCTATTTCTCCATGGAATTTGCGCTGGAGAATGATATGCACACCTATGCCGGCGGGCTTGGAGTACTGGCTGCCGACATGATGCGGGGATGTGCAGATCTGGAAATAGGCATTGCCGGCGTCTCTTTATTAGTGAAAAAGGGGTATTTTTTCCAGACAATCGATGCACAGGGAGTACAGCACGAAAAAGAAGATCGCTGGAATCCCCACGAATTTTTGACACCTCTTAATGCAGAAGTCTCCGTCACCATAGAAGACCGTCAGGTACGCATAACTCCCTGGCTGTACGGGGTGAAGGGGGTTACGGGATTTGAAGTTCCGGTTATTTTTCTTGATACCGACAATGAAGCCAATTCACCCTTCGAACGCAGTTTGAGTTATTACCTTTATAAGGATGACGACCGGTTCAGGTGTGCTCAGGAGATTGTTCTGGGTGTGGGCGGAGTACGGATGCTCGAGGCTCTCGGATTCGTCTCCGATCTCCGGTACCACATGAATGAGGGGCATTCGGCCTTTCTTGTTGCAGAACTCATGCGCAAATTTGGTGATGCTGCAGATCCTGCCCGGGAGGTGCGCAACCGGTGCATCTTTACCACCCATACGCCCGTTCCCGCCGGTCACGATAAGTTCAGTACAAAGATGGTTCAGAATATGTTTCCCTCCATGCCCGAAGAGATACAAAAAAGCATGGGGAGCGTCTGTAACATGACCGAACTGGCTCTCAACCATAGCGCATTTGTCAACGGAGTGGCCGGAAGTCATACCGAAACTACGAGCACCATGTTTCCCGGTCATGATATCGAATCAATCACCAATGGCATTCATACCTCATACTGGGTGTGCCCGTCAATGGATGAACTTTTTGGCCGCTATGTTAAATCGTGGCGAAAAGATTTTTTTAATCTGCGGTATATCGCGGGGGTTTCATGCAAAGAAATCATGGAGGCCCACCGGGCGGCAAAGGAGCGGATGATTGCATGGCTTTTCGGGCATCAAAAAGTCAATCTGAATCCGGATGTTTTTACTATAGGATATGCCCGCCGGATAACACCCTATAAGCGTGCAGACATGCTTTTCTCCGATATGCAGCGCCTGAAATCTATTGCACAACAGTATAGGGGGCTGCAGATACTCTATTCGGGTATAGCCCATCCGGCCGACCGGGAAGGGAAGCGGCAGATAGAGTATGTTCATGACGCCATGAAAGCTCTGAGGCCTCACGTGCGTACGTGCTATATCGAAGACTATGATTTGCAGATCGCCGGTATGATGGTATCCGGGTGCGACCTGTGGCTCAACACCCCCCGTCCGCCCCAGGAAGCTTCCGGTACCTCGGGAATGAAAGCCGCAGCCAACGGTGTGCCGCAACTCTCGGTTCTCGACGGCTGGTGGAATGAAGGACATATCGAGAATATCACCGGATGGAGCATCGGTAAGCGCTATGATGAAAACGAAAGAGCATCACATGCAGAAGAATTGGAAGATATGTACGGTAAGCTGGAACATACGATCCTCCCACTCTATTACAACAATCCGGAACAATGGGCCCGGATTATGCGCAATTGTATCTCAATCAATGGTTCATTTTTCAATACGCACCGGATGGTTCGTCAATACGTCGTAAATGCCTACTTTACACACATCACCGAAAAGATAGAGACAACCGAGCCGGTGCTTCAGGAAATCAGGTAG
- a CDS encoding 2,3-bisphosphoglycerate-independent phosphoglycerate mutase, with the protein MDFKHLMPLQQKNDSKIIMLVMDGLGGLPKTWQGKTELEQANTPEMDTMATEGMCGLHVPVGPGITPGSGPGHLGIFGYDPLQYTVGRGVLSALGIDFDIGPDDVAARGNFCTIDKKGNVTDRRAGRIDTETNKKLCEKLRNITINGVEIFIETIKEHRFLLVLRGKKLSSAINDTDPQATGAPPKEVETVAPDAEHTGNIVEAFISQASEILSHEPKANMVLMRGFAKRPNWPRFEEVFGMHGAAIAAYPMYRGLGKLIGMDVIGNAGNLDEELSLVKEHYGNYDFFFVHVKATDSSGEDGDFDRKMHAIEEVDSIIPRILDFKPEVMIITGDHSTPSVLKSHSWHPVPLLIWSKSCRPDDVQKFGESYCTHGALGPQMPAVDIMPMALAHAHRLNKYGA; encoded by the coding sequence ATGGATTTTAAACATCTCATGCCCTTGCAGCAAAAGAACGATTCGAAGATTATTATGCTTGTTATGGACGGCCTTGGTGGCCTGCCGAAAACATGGCAGGGAAAGACCGAGCTGGAGCAGGCGAATACGCCTGAAATGGACACGATGGCCACGGAAGGAATGTGTGGATTACATGTTCCGGTAGGGCCGGGGATCACCCCCGGAAGTGGTCCTGGACACCTTGGCATATTCGGGTACGATCCTCTCCAGTATACGGTAGGCCGCGGGGTTCTCTCGGCCCTTGGAATCGATTTTGATATCGGGCCTGATGATGTTGCTGCGCGGGGTAATTTCTGTACGATCGACAAAAAGGGGAATGTTACCGACCGTCGTGCAGGACGAATCGATACCGAAACCAATAAGAAATTATGCGAAAAATTACGGAATATCACAATCAATGGAGTTGAAATATTTATCGAGACAATTAAAGAACACCGTTTCCTTCTGGTGCTGCGGGGTAAGAAATTGAGTTCGGCAATTAACGATACTGATCCTCAGGCAACGGGGGCGCCGCCCAAAGAGGTGGAGACTGTTGCTCCGGATGCCGAACACACCGGAAATATTGTTGAAGCTTTTATTTCCCAGGCGAGTGAGATTTTATCCCATGAGCCAAAAGCAAATATGGTGCTGATGCGGGGATTTGCCAAAAGGCCCAATTGGCCCCGGTTCGAGGAAGTATTCGGAATGCATGGAGCCGCCATTGCTGCATACCCCATGTATCGTGGACTGGGAAAATTGATCGGCATGGATGTCATCGGGAATGCAGGCAATCTTGATGAAGAACTTTCTCTTGTAAAAGAACATTACGGCAACTATGATTTCTTCTTTGTTCATGTGAAGGCAACCGACAGTTCGGGAGAGGATGGTGATTTTGACCGGAAGATGCATGCCATTGAAGAGGTCGATTCGATTATCCCCCGGATACTCGATTTTAAACCGGAGGTAATGATTATTACCGGCGATCACTCGACTCCGTCGGTCTTGAAATCCCACAGCTGGCATCCAGTCCCGCTTTTAATCTGGTCGAAATCATGCCGGCCCGATGATGTTCAGAAATTTGGTGAAAGCTATTGTACCCATGGCGCTCTGGGGCCACAAATGCCTGCCGTTGATATCATGCCCATGGCGCTGGCGCATGCACACCGCCTGAATAAATATGGCGCCTGA